The following coding sequences are from one Malaciobacter pacificus window:
- a CDS encoding P-loop NTPase — MFDTISSQASKLIKLTNKVRNNSYSKTKLITITSGKGGVGKTTFTANIAFLLAKRGFNVAVLDADIGLANMQVLFNIKPQSSFFDYIDGVKTLDEVILKTPYPNVSLIAGKSGYQYTSNTNSFIFSRVVKDVVALNRFDILLIDTGAGLNDYVKEFLSISDNILALTTTDPSALTDVYSLMKMLSLEKNKLMLCFNHTKSYQIGETIANSLVNLAKKNRLNEDFMVEYIGNVSTSANITTTGRLRKLFSKEFLGDESTKQLQMIIDLILKNIH, encoded by the coding sequence TTGTTTGACACAATATCATCACAAGCTAGCAAGCTTATAAAATTAACAAATAAAGTACGTAACAATTCATATTCTAAAACAAAACTTATAACAATAACTTCAGGAAAAGGTGGTGTAGGAAAGACTACTTTCACAGCAAATATAGCTTTTTTACTAGCAAAAAGAGGTTTTAATGTAGCAGTGCTAGATGCAGACATAGGATTAGCAAATATGCAGGTTCTATTTAATATTAAACCACAAAGTAGTTTTTTTGATTATATAGACGGAGTTAAAACTTTAGATGAGGTAATCTTAAAAACACCTTACCCTAATGTCTCTTTAATAGCAGGTAAAAGTGGTTATCAATATACTAGTAATACAAATAGTTTTATTTTTTCTAGAGTTGTAAAAGATGTTGTAGCTTTAAATAGGTTTGACATATTATTAATTGATACAGGGGCTGGATTAAATGATTATGTTAAAGAGTTCTTATCAATTTCTGATAATATTTTAGCTCTTACTACAACTGATCCTAGTGCTTTAACAGACGTTTATTCTTTGATGAAAATGTTGTCTTTAGAAAAAAATAAATTAATGCTATGTTTTAATCATACAAAAAGTTATCAAATAGGTGAAACTATAGCAAATTCTTTAGTTAATTTGGCTAAAAAGAATAGACTAAACGAAGATTTTATGGTAGAATATATAGGAAATGTGTCTACATCTGCAAATATAACTACTACAGGTAGATTGAGAAAGTTATTCTCTAAAGAGTTTTTAGGAGACGAATCAACAAAACAATTGCAGATGATAATAGATTTAATACTAAAAAATATTCATTAA